ACACATGTTCCAGCCTCCTGCTAATCTGAACGCATGAACCAATCCGGAAACACCTCGTTTGCAGGAGAGCAAGATGGATCTCAGAGGCAAATCGGCAATCATCACCGGCGGCTCGAGCGGCATCGGAAAATGCCTGGCAAAACTGTTGGCGCAGCGCGGAGCAAATATATTTATTATCGCCCGCAGGGATGACGTGCTCACGGCGGCATGCAGCGAAATCAGCGCCAATGTCTCCGAAAAGTCGCAGAAGGTCGGCTGCTGCGTTGCCGATGTGTCCGACCGGTCGGCTGTTGCGCAAGCAATCGCGCGCGCCCAGGCTGAATGCGGGCCCGCAGCCATGCTTGTAAATTGCGCCGGCTACGTCAACCCAGGCTATGTCGAGCACCTGAGCGTCGACAGCATGGAAAAAGAGATGCGCATCAATTATTTCGGGACGATCTACACGGTCAAAGAAGTGCTCGACGGCATGATCCAGCGGCGATGCGGGTGGATACTCAATGTGTCCAGCCTGGGCGGCCTCAAGGGCATTTTCGGATACACCGGATATAGCGGCTCCAAATTCGCCGTCGTCGGCTTCTCCGAGGCGCTTCGCAGCGAATTACGGCC
This region of Candidatus Abyssobacteria bacterium SURF_5 genomic DNA includes:
- a CDS encoding SDR family NAD(P)-dependent oxidoreductase, whose amino-acid sequence is MDLRGKSAIITGGSSGIGKCLAKLLAQRGANIFIIARRDDVLTAACSEISANVSEKSQKVGCCVADVSDRSAVAQAIARAQAECGPAAMLVNCAGYVNPGYVEHLSVDSMEKEMRINYFGTIYTVKEVLDGMIQRRCGWILNVSSLGGLKGIFGYTGYSGSKFAVVGFSEALRSELRPYGISVAVLCPPDVDTPMFENENKNKPLETLRVSEGTKLMKPEDVAAAALKGLEQQHFLIIPNRSGKVFALVNRLAPWLVDHFLNKTINQVRKERGLQ